From the Priestia aryabhattai genome, one window contains:
- a CDS encoding DUF1516 family protein, with protein MDNLWQQLLPASWQLTLFIFFFVYILRYKQENKFSMQLHLLLKFFYAVILILNAVLFLLESQRDFLFYATLFMSILTIILMEFTLSAKKQNELDFISAVSCCVLPIFISLLELS; from the coding sequence TTGGACAATCTATGGCAGCAGTTACTTCCTGCCTCATGGCAATTAACTTTATTTATTTTCTTTTTTGTCTATATCTTGCGTTACAAACAAGAGAATAAATTCAGCATGCAGCTTCACTTGCTGCTCAAGTTTTTTTATGCCGTTATTTTGATTTTAAATGCGGTGTTGTTTTTACTGGAAAGTCAGCGCGATTTTCTTTTTTATGCAACGCTTTTTATGAGTATCCTGACAATTATTTTAATGGAGTTCACGCTTTCTGCTAAAAAACAGAACGAGCTTGATTTTATTTCAGCCGTCTCTTGCTGTGTTCTTCCGATTTTTATTTCTTTACTTGAACTTAGTTAA
- a CDS encoding response regulator: MQPFRILIVDDHAHAREGIRDILEEYEDFIIVGEGTNGQEAIELTKKLMPDIVLMDIGMPVMNGLEATKQIKLQFPYVKIVVITVSDDITDLFDALKKGAQGYLLKNLQSEVWYDYLRAFALDEVPMSKEIAFQILKEFPQETSITKPDTPLSARELEVLQLVAKGLSNRDISAQLFISEHTVKSHLKNILSKLHLENRVQLTSYAFQNGLMN, translated from the coding sequence ATGCAGCCGTTTCGTATTTTGATTGTAGATGATCACGCTCACGCGAGAGAAGGCATTCGCGATATTTTAGAAGAATATGAAGATTTTATTATTGTTGGCGAAGGAACCAACGGGCAAGAAGCAATTGAACTGACCAAAAAATTAATGCCTGATATTGTGCTAATGGACATTGGAATGCCTGTGATGAATGGATTAGAAGCAACCAAACAAATTAAGCTTCAGTTTCCATACGTTAAAATTGTTGTCATCACCGTTTCAGACGATATTACGGATTTATTTGATGCGCTGAAAAAAGGCGCACAGGGTTATTTATTAAAAAACCTGCAGTCTGAAGTATGGTACGACTATTTGCGTGCGTTCGCTTTAGATGAAGTTCCTATGTCAAAAGAAATTGCGTTTCAAATTTTAAAAGAGTTTCCGCAGGAAACATCGATTACAAAACCCGACACTCCCCTTTCTGCACGAGAGCTTGAAGTACTTCAATTAGTGGCTAAAGGACTGTCAAACCGCGATATCTCTGCGCAGTTATTCATTTCTGAACACACGGTAAAAAGCCATTTGAAAAATATTTTAAGCAAGCTTCATTTAGAAAATCGCGTACAGCTGACAAGCTATGCGTTTCAAAATGGCTTAATGAACTAA
- a CDS encoding sensor histidine kinase → MKYRQIKWLILLLPTLTIALWEYVRHAFLLLYISMDMGNMLSPLLVFFVTLVFVRYLFSILEKIQEELRQEKEKKAALIEREKLARELHDGIAQSLFLLSVKMNKFGRKNKLEQHPDFIRMKQTLQHVHDDTRQAITNLKHSPSDSSESWTESIHQYVDDLTHTHLLDVNLDWRLSETTLSRKEKNELFACVKEAAMNVIKHAKTNKIWVTASETASGWICEITDFGIGFTSESLKSGLGLQIMKDRAKDMNWDFSIQRKQNQTTVSIKKEVT, encoded by the coding sequence GTGAAATATAGACAAATTAAATGGCTGATTTTACTTCTTCCGACTCTGACCATCGCGCTTTGGGAGTATGTTCGCCACGCTTTTTTGCTTCTATATATTTCAATGGACATGGGAAATATGCTTTCTCCGCTGCTTGTCTTTTTTGTAACGCTTGTCTTTGTCCGCTATTTATTTTCTATTTTAGAAAAAATACAAGAAGAACTAAGGCAAGAAAAAGAAAAGAAAGCAGCGCTTATTGAGCGTGAAAAATTAGCGCGAGAACTGCATGACGGCATTGCGCAGTCGCTGTTTCTCCTATCTGTCAAAATGAATAAATTCGGAAGAAAAAACAAATTAGAGCAGCATCCTGATTTTATCCGAATGAAACAAACCCTGCAGCATGTCCATGACGATACGCGCCAAGCCATTACAAATTTAAAGCACTCTCCTTCTGACTCTTCAGAAAGCTGGACAGAAAGCATTCATCAATACGTAGATGATTTAACACATACTCATTTACTAGATGTAAATTTAGATTGGAGACTTTCAGAAACAACGCTGTCGAGAAAAGAAAAAAATGAGCTGTTTGCTTGTGTGAAAGAAGCGGCTATGAACGTAATTAAACATGCAAAAACGAATAAAATCTGGGTTACAGCCAGTGAAACTGCCAGCGGATGGATTTGTGAAATTACAGATTTCGGTATAGGTTTTACTTCCGAATCTCTCAAGTCCGGGCTTGGTTTACAAATTATGAAAGATCGTGCAAAGGATATGAACTGGGACTTTTCTATTCAGCGAAAACAGAACCAAACGACTGTTAGTATTAAAAAGGAGGTTACGTAA
- the fsa gene encoding fructose-6-phosphate aldolase, with protein sequence MKFFIDTANLDDIKKAYKLGVLSGVTTNPSLVAKEGVKFEDRIEEILKTVPEVESVSAEVTPDAETAEEMIAQAEELIKINGGDQNITIKLPMTIAGLEATRYLAKKGVKTNVTLIFTVNQALLAARAGATYVSPFLGRLDDISEDGVQLVAKIAELFRIQNIIDSQIIAASVRHPDHVTRVALAGAHIATIPYSVIEQLVKHPLTEQGIEKFAADWKNAVQK encoded by the coding sequence ATGAAATTCTTTATTGATACTGCAAACCTTGACGATATTAAAAAAGCATACAAATTAGGTGTTTTATCTGGAGTCACAACAAACCCTTCTCTTGTTGCAAAAGAAGGCGTAAAGTTTGAAGATCGTATTGAGGAAATTTTAAAAACAGTCCCAGAAGTAGAGTCCGTTTCAGCAGAAGTGACACCAGATGCCGAAACAGCAGAGGAAATGATTGCGCAAGCAGAAGAATTAATTAAAATTAACGGCGGCGATCAAAACATTACGATTAAGCTTCCAATGACAATCGCTGGACTAGAAGCAACTCGCTACCTTGCTAAAAAAGGTGTAAAAACAAACGTAACGCTTATTTTCACCGTAAACCAAGCGCTTTTAGCAGCTCGTGCAGGTGCAACATATGTATCTCCGTTCCTTGGTCGCCTTGATGATATTTCAGAAGACGGCGTACAGCTTGTGGCTAAAATTGCAGAGCTGTTCCGCATTCAAAACATCATCGATTCTCAAATCATTGCGGCTTCTGTAAGACATCCGGATCACGTTACACGCGTAGCTCTTGCCGGAGCTCATATTGCAACCATTCCGTATTCAGTAATCGAGCAGCTTGTTAAACATCCTTTAACAGAACAAGGAATTGAAAAGTTTGCAGCTGATTGGAAAAACGCTGTTCAAAAATAA
- a CDS encoding PepSY-associated TM helix domain-containing protein, with protein MMQEKREETTSTNKKITTRSQSLYKAIWRWHFYAGLLFTPFLLILAVTGGMYLFKPQIEERLYHDLYHVQAQSQSVSPSAQVQAVKENYPSADVLTYKPSDRSTRSSEVGISLKDRTYTIFVNPQNGHIVGKLDDSSRLMNQIEEFHGELMAGTAGDRIVELAACWAIVLIVTGAFLWWPRKKDKIKGVLIPRFSKGKNVLARDLHVVPAFWISAGMLFLVLTGLPWSGLWGNAFQQIATNAGVGYPPSIWVGSAPTSTVQTKDVAVVPWGAETLEIPNSTAQQYTKVSLDDIVTIAKEQHIHDGYTISIPQEPQGVYTLSVFSPKAQDETTIHLDQYTGAVLADYRYDNYGFMGKLIALGITLHKGTQFGFINQLIGLIICIGIAGIVISGALLWWKRKPAKNMGAPKVPEGNAMRIVTCIIVVFGLVFPLVGLSLIIVWLLDFFVIKRIPVLQRFLNA; from the coding sequence ATGATGCAGGAAAAGCGAGAAGAAACAACGAGTACAAATAAAAAAATCACGACGCGTTCTCAGAGTCTATACAAAGCCATATGGCGCTGGCATTTTTATGCAGGTTTGCTGTTTACTCCGTTTCTTCTTATATTAGCTGTTACTGGCGGCATGTATTTATTCAAGCCTCAAATTGAAGAAAGACTGTACCACGACTTGTATCATGTACAAGCTCAGTCACAATCCGTATCCCCTTCAGCACAAGTACAGGCCGTAAAAGAAAATTATCCAAGTGCTGATGTGTTGACTTATAAGCCCAGCGATCGCTCTACTCGTTCTTCAGAAGTAGGAATTTCATTAAAAGACCGTACATATACAATTTTTGTTAATCCTCAAAATGGCCATATCGTAGGAAAACTAGATGATTCGAGTCGCTTAATGAATCAAATTGAAGAATTTCACGGAGAGCTGATGGCAGGAACAGCCGGTGATCGCATTGTAGAGCTTGCGGCCTGCTGGGCGATTGTCTTAATTGTAACCGGCGCCTTTTTATGGTGGCCGCGTAAAAAAGACAAAATTAAAGGCGTGCTGATTCCTCGTTTTTCAAAAGGTAAAAACGTGCTTGCACGAGATCTTCATGTGGTACCGGCATTTTGGATTTCAGCCGGGATGCTTTTTCTCGTACTAACAGGACTCCCGTGGTCAGGACTGTGGGGCAATGCGTTTCAGCAAATCGCCACAAACGCAGGCGTTGGGTACCCTCCGTCTATTTGGGTAGGCAGTGCTCCTACTTCAACCGTGCAAACGAAAGATGTAGCAGTCGTGCCTTGGGGGGCTGAAACGTTAGAAATTCCAAACTCCACGGCTCAGCAATATACAAAAGTATCACTTGATGACATTGTCACGATTGCAAAAGAACAGCATATTCACGACGGCTACACCATTTCCATTCCGCAAGAACCTCAAGGCGTGTATACGCTCTCTGTTTTTTCACCAAAAGCACAGGATGAAACAACGATTCACCTCGATCAATATACCGGAGCCGTTTTAGCAGATTATCGGTACGACAATTATGGATTTATGGGCAAATTGATTGCACTTGGCATTACGCTTCATAAAGGCACACAGTTTGGGTTTATTAATCAGCTTATTGGTCTTATTATTTGTATCGGAATTGCTGGTATCGTTATCAGCGGAGCCTTACTGTGGTGGAAACGGAAACCCGCTAAAAACATGGGCGCTCCCAAAGTTCCTGAAGGAAATGCGATGCGAATAGTGACATGTATAATCGTGGTGTTTGGTCTTGTCTTTCCTTTAGTCGGGCTGTCATTGATTATTGTGTGGCTTTTAGATTTCTTTGTCATCAAACGAATTCCAGTATTGCAGCGGTTTTTAAACGCATGA
- a CDS encoding glycerophosphodiester phosphodiesterase family protein yields MKFLKMLFKRKYVWFTLIGITAFVYINNSSLLTKRSGQPLLLAHRGVAQTFNIKGIQNDTCTAERIYKPEHFFLENTIPSIKEAFKDGADIVELDVHITKDNQFAVFHDWTLDCRTNGTGVTRDYTMAELKKFDIGYGYTADGGKTHPFRGKGVNLMPSLDEVMKYFPHKSFLIHVKSNDPEEGKKLAEYLSQLSKERLKNITVYGGDEPIDSLKKAMPNLKVMSKATMKSCLIPYIATGWTGYVPKACENTELHIPEKIGPFLWGWPNRFLNRMDYINTRTIIVGGNGSEFSTGFDSTEDIKRLPANYSGGIWTNRIDQLGPYYKKAKK; encoded by the coding sequence ATGAAATTTTTGAAAATGCTTTTCAAACGAAAATATGTATGGTTTACTTTGATAGGAATCACTGCTTTTGTATACATAAACAATAGCTCTTTATTGACAAAAAGAAGCGGACAGCCTCTCCTTCTTGCTCATAGAGGCGTAGCTCAAACATTTAACATAAAAGGCATTCAAAATGATACGTGTACAGCAGAACGCATCTACAAACCTGAGCATTTTTTTTTAGAAAATACGATCCCTTCTATAAAAGAAGCCTTTAAAGACGGAGCTGACATTGTTGAGCTTGACGTTCACATTACAAAAGACAATCAGTTTGCTGTGTTCCATGATTGGACTCTCGATTGCCGGACGAACGGAACGGGCGTAACACGAGATTACACGATGGCCGAATTAAAAAAGTTTGATATTGGATACGGCTACACGGCAGACGGTGGAAAAACGCATCCTTTTCGCGGAAAAGGAGTCAACCTTATGCCTTCTCTAGACGAAGTGATGAAATACTTTCCGCACAAATCCTTTCTTATTCACGTAAAAAGCAACGACCCTGAAGAAGGAAAAAAACTAGCTGAGTACTTGTCACAACTTTCTAAAGAACGCTTAAAAAACATCACTGTGTATGGAGGAGACGAACCTATTGATTCGCTGAAAAAAGCGATGCCCAACCTAAAAGTTATGTCAAAAGCAACGATGAAATCTTGTCTTATTCCGTATATAGCAACCGGATGGACGGGATATGTGCCTAAAGCATGCGAAAACACTGAACTACATATACCTGAAAAGATCGGACCTTTTCTATGGGGATGGCCAAATCGCTTTTTAAATCGAATGGATTACATCAATACCCGAACTATTATTGTAGGCGGAAACGGAAGCGAATTTTCCACTGGATTTGATTCTACCGAAGACATAAAACGCCTTCCGGCTAATTATTCAGGTGGAATTTGGACAAATCGTATTGATCAGCTAGGTCCTTATTATAAAAAGGCAAAGAAATAA
- a CDS encoding NucA/NucB deoxyribonuclease domain-containing protein has translation MKKVVSGILILVLAIIVMIEGNPLEQNSSTSTNTSYDEVITFPADRYPETAAHIQHAIDKGKSAVCTIDRDGAEENRRESLKGIATKSGYDRDEFPMAFCEEGGSGADIEYVEPSDNRGAGSWISHQVDEFPDGTKVLIEVK, from the coding sequence TTGAAAAAAGTTGTTTCTGGTATTTTAATTTTAGTATTAGCCATTATTGTCATGATTGAAGGAAATCCGTTAGAGCAAAACTCTTCGACTTCAACGAATACCTCCTACGATGAAGTAATTACCTTCCCTGCTGATCGTTACCCTGAAACTGCAGCGCATATTCAACATGCAATCGATAAAGGAAAATCGGCTGTTTGTACAATTGACCGAGACGGTGCTGAGGAAAACCGCCGTGAATCTTTAAAAGGAATTGCGACTAAAAGCGGCTATGATCGAGATGAGTTTCCTATGGCCTTTTGTGAAGAAGGCGGAAGCGGTGCAGATATTGAATATGTAGAGCCTTCAGACAACCGAGGCGCCGGGTCTTGGATCTCACATCAAGTAGATGAGTTTCCAGACGGCACGAAGGTTTTAATTGAAGTGAAGTAA
- a CDS encoding GNAT family N-acetyltransferase produces MLKLIGEKVLLREATQEDVNELYYWKYEEKNQEAKKWNAPYIPERKLTKEEYIKSWEKEYELFPSVPRILAVIINEKALGTVSSYWVDKHTNWLETGIVIYNSHYWSRGYGTEAYGMWIDFLFESTSLHRLGISTWSGNTRMMKTAAKIGMSEEARIREARIVNGEYFDSIKMGILRREWESKRSKRFDMKEYKGKSRR; encoded by the coding sequence ATGTTAAAACTAATAGGAGAAAAAGTGTTGTTAAGAGAAGCAACACAAGAAGATGTAAATGAACTTTATTATTGGAAATACGAAGAAAAAAACCAAGAAGCAAAAAAGTGGAACGCTCCGTACATACCAGAACGAAAGCTCACGAAAGAAGAGTATATAAAGTCATGGGAAAAAGAGTATGAGCTTTTTCCATCAGTTCCCCGAATACTTGCGGTTATTATTAATGAAAAAGCGCTGGGAACAGTGAGCAGTTACTGGGTGGACAAACATACAAACTGGCTAGAAACGGGAATTGTCATTTATAACTCACACTATTGGAGCCGAGGATATGGAACGGAAGCTTATGGCATGTGGATCGATTTTTTATTTGAGTCTACATCCTTGCATAGACTCGGCATCTCCACGTGGTCAGGTAATACCAGAATGATGAAAACAGCTGCAAAAATAGGGATGAGTGAAGAAGCAAGAATTAGAGAAGCTCGTATCGTAAACGGTGAATATTTTGACAGCATCAAAATGGGAATTCTGCGAAGGGAATGGGAAAGTAAGCGTAGCAAAAGGTTTGATATGAAAGAATACAAAGGGAAATCAAGGCGCTAA
- a CDS encoding FixH family protein, which yields MNKWKIPGLVILSTILLSACSVNSDADKLYKQPKPLSAHVMLPERIEPQSIRVVEVHVMQENKTVDDAESVQFKVWKKDDPAKVQIAKAHYNGGMYTAKATFKDDGVYYIKTDINARGEHILPTQQVAVGKLSKEDLRSLQPAKNETHNHHSHH from the coding sequence ATGAACAAATGGAAAATACCTGGATTGGTCATACTCAGTACCATTTTACTTTCCGCGTGCTCTGTAAACAGTGACGCAGACAAGCTCTACAAACAGCCAAAACCTCTGTCTGCGCATGTGATGCTTCCTGAACGTATAGAGCCACAGAGCATACGCGTAGTAGAAGTGCATGTGATGCAAGAAAATAAAACAGTGGATGACGCAGAAAGCGTTCAGTTTAAAGTTTGGAAAAAAGATGACCCCGCGAAAGTTCAAATAGCCAAAGCGCACTATAACGGTGGTATGTATACAGCCAAAGCAACGTTTAAAGATGATGGTGTTTACTACATTAAAACGGATATTAACGCACGCGGTGAGCATATCCTTCCTACTCAACAAGTAGCTGTGGGCAAATTATCTAAAGAAGATTTACGTTCACTGCAGCCAGCTAAAAACGAAACACATAATCATCACTCTCACCATTAG
- a CDS encoding VOC family protein, whose amino-acid sequence MIKKVGQIMVYVNDQDQAVKFWTDKMGFQVISEQDNEQGMKWIELAPVAGAETTIILHNKQLIVKMQPELNVGTPSLLFFTENLDELYSNLTAKGVTVGEIVSMPSGRVFNFSDSEDNYFAVMENANSK is encoded by the coding sequence ATGATTAAAAAAGTCGGTCAAATTATGGTATATGTAAACGACCAAGATCAAGCGGTAAAGTTTTGGACAGACAAAATGGGATTTCAAGTTATTTCTGAACAAGATAATGAACAAGGCATGAAGTGGATTGAGCTAGCACCGGTAGCGGGTGCCGAAACAACAATTATCCTTCATAACAAACAGCTAATAGTAAAAATGCAGCCAGAATTAAATGTTGGGACCCCTTCACTGCTATTTTTTACAGAGAATTTGGATGAATTATACAGCAATTTAACTGCTAAAGGCGTAACGGTGGGAGAAATCGTATCTATGCCTTCAGGACGAGTTTTTAACTTTTCAGACAGTGAAGATAACTATTTTGCAGTTATGGAAAACGCGAATAGTAAATAG